One stretch of Arthrobacter polaris DNA includes these proteins:
- a CDS encoding copper resistance CopC family protein, which produces MNTHVSHRRSEMNMTPQMLARRAVVGLLALLLMLLGSATAALAHDAVTDTSPANGSTVDSVPEKIQISMTNTPAVIGSQVLILDASGTNWAEGGVDVLDKVATQRVRTGAPAGKYTVKWRLVSSDSHPIEGEFSFTAMAAGAAAPPAAVSTDGQGVGAGPLASVQPEPASAPENVQNDSAVPWSVIGLGVVLVGVVVAMVLVARKRLTDEK; this is translated from the coding sequence GTGAACACTCACGTAAGTCACCGGCGCAGTGAGATGAACATGACACCGCAAATGCTGGCAAGACGTGCCGTGGTTGGTCTCTTGGCGCTTCTTCTTATGTTGCTGGGCTCAGCCACTGCCGCGCTGGCACATGACGCCGTCACTGATACATCGCCAGCAAATGGTTCAACAGTTGACAGTGTGCCGGAGAAGATTCAGATCAGTATGACGAACACCCCGGCCGTGATTGGTTCACAGGTTTTGATCCTTGATGCTTCAGGTACCAACTGGGCCGAAGGTGGCGTTGACGTCTTGGACAAGGTGGCTACACAGCGTGTGCGCACTGGTGCGCCAGCTGGCAAGTACACCGTGAAATGGCGTCTGGTTTCCTCTGACTCCCACCCTATTGAGGGCGAATTCAGCTTTACGGCTATGGCTGCCGGAGCTGCGGCTCCGCCCGCGGCCGTCTCCACCGATGGCCAGGGTGTTGGCGCCGGACCCTTGGCCTCTGTCCAGCCGGAGCCAGCGTCTGCCCCGGAAAATGTGCAGAACGACAGTGCAGTGCCGTGGAGCGTCATTGGACTAGGGGTGGTGTTAGTTGGTGTGGTTGTGGCCATGGTGCTCGTGGCCAGAAAGCGGCTGACTGACGAGAAATAG
- a CDS encoding NCS2 family permease has translation MATKTDVRLSAIDKYFMITARGSNYSREIRGGFATFFAMSYIVVLNPLILGGADSTGEVLGIERVAAVTAFVAGILTIIMGAWAKHPFALAAGLGVNAFVAVTVATNPGLTWPDVMGLVVLSGITMFILVLTGFRTAVFKAVPEGLKIAIVVGIGMFIALIGLVNAGFVRRIPDVAGTTVPVGLGFDGKLMGWPTVVFIVGLILTIGLVVRKVKGAILIGIVVATVLANILEMTLHIGPSFDGVVNNPQGWSLVSPQLSQWTLPDLSLIGQVNIFGAFSKLGALAAVLLAFVILLSIFFDAMGTMVGLAAEAGSLREDGTIPNVERVLLVDAFGAIAGGGASGSSNQIYVESGAGIGEGARTGLASIVTGLLLLLAMFITPLIKLVPFEAVAPALVVVGFMMVSQVGKIDWSDWGIGIPAFLTFTLMPFTYSIANGLGAGFIAFVLIRTFQGRAKEIHPLMWVVAGAFVLFFGIGPVEAWFGIG, from the coding sequence ATGGCTACCAAAACGGACGTCCGTCTGTCAGCGATCGACAAATATTTCATGATCACCGCTCGTGGTTCAAACTATTCGCGGGAAATCCGCGGCGGTTTCGCCACTTTCTTCGCCATGAGTTACATCGTGGTGCTGAACCCGCTGATCCTCGGNGGCGCTGATTCTACCGGTGAAGTCCTTGGTATTGAACGCGTTGCCGCCGTCACGGCGTTTGTTGCCGGTATTTTGACCATCATCATGGGTGCATGGGCGAAACACCCGTTCGCCCTCGCCGCCGGACTGGGCGTGAACGCCTTCGTGGCCGTAACAGTCGCCACCAACCCAGGCCTCACCTGGCCGGACGTCATGGGACTTGTGGTCCTCTCAGGTATCACCATGTTCATCCTGGTGCTCACCGGTTTCCGCACAGCGGTGTTCAAGGCCGTCCCCGAGGGCCTNAAAATAGCCATTGTGGTGGGCATCGGCATGTTCATTGCCCTTATTGGCCTTGTCAATGCTGGCTTTGTGCGCCGCATCCCTGACGTTGCCGGCACCACCGTTCCCGTGGGTCTGGGATTCGACGGCAAGCTGATGGGCTGGCCCACTGTGGTGTTTATTGTTGGTCTGATCCTCACCATCGGCTTGGTGGTTCGCAAGGTCAAGGGCGCAATCCTTATTGGTATTGTCGTCGCCACTGTGTTGGCGAATATTCTGGAAATGACCTTGCACATTGGTCCTTCCTTCGATGGCGTTGTCAACAACCCGCAGGGCTGGTCATTGGTGTCCCCGCAACTGTCACAGTGGACACTGCCTGATTTGTCCCTGATCGGTCAGGTCAACATCTTTGGCGCATTTAGCAAGCTTGGCGCCCTGGCCGCAGTGCTGCTGGCGTTCGTGATTCTGCTGAGCATCTTCTTTGACGCCATGGGCACCATGGTGGGCTTGGCGGCTGAGGCTGGTTCACTGCGTGAAGACGGTACCATTCCCAACGTTGAACGGGTGCTTCTCGTTGATGCTTTTGGCGCCATTGCCGGTGGCGGAGCCTCCGGTTCGTCAAACCAGATCTACGTGGAATCCGGTGCAGGAATCGGCGAAGGTGCCCGCACCGGCTTGGCCTCGATTGTGACGGGACTGCTGTTGCTACTGGCCATGTTCATCACCCCGCTGATCAAGTTGGTCCCCTTCGAGGCTGTGGCACCAGCCCTGGTAGTGGTTGGTTTCATGATGGTTTCCCAGGTGGGAAAGATCGATTGGTCCGACTGGGGCATTGGCATCCCAGCCTTCCTGACGTTCACGCTCATGCCGTTTACGTATTCCATTGCCAACGGTCTCGGTGCCGGCTTCATCGCCTTCGTGCTGATCCGTACCTTCCAAGGCCGGGCGAAGGAAATTCATCCTTTGATGTGGGTGGTTGCCGGCGCATTCGTGTTGTTCTTCGGCATCGGGCCTGTGGAAGCCTGGTTCGGAATCGGTTAG
- the hutG gene encoding formimidoylglutamase, which produces MDFSTLAIDTPATPWSGRDDGDEPAHRRWWQVASVIAAPSLEASLPGPAALIGFCSDAGVLRNHGRTGAAAGPAAIRAALGSLAFHGTRSVTDAGDITVTGDALEEGQVRAGAALTTMLDAGYLTFVLGGGHETAYASYLGVAGTAAVANGARLGVLNLDAHFDLRDAPTPSSGTPFLQMARAEAAAGRELNYAVVGISEPNNTRALFESAHELEVKYLLDEDCSRERTTAFVDAYLETVDIVYLTIDLDVLPAATAPGVSAPAAYGVPLPVIAAVCTQIAASGKLFHFDVAELNPAFDIDARTAKVAARLIDTLLR; this is translated from the coding sequence ATGGACTTTTCTACGCTCGCCATTGATACCCCCGCAACGCCCTGGTCTGGAAGGGACGACGGCGATGAGCCCGCCCACCGCCGTTGGTGGCAGGTGGCGTCCGTGATCGCCGCACCCTCACTTGAGGCCTCGCTGCCCGGCCCTGCCGCGCTCATTGGATTTTGCTCCGACGCCGGCGTCCTGCGCAACCACGGCCGCACAGGTGCAGCCGCCGGCCCCGCAGCCATCCGCGCGGCTTTAGGCTCTCTTGCTTTCCATGGCACGCGAAGTGTCACCGACGCTGGGGACATTACGGTCACTGGCGATGCCTTAGAAGAGGGCCAGGTACGTGCCGGGGCCGCACTGACCACCATGCTCGACGCCGGATACCTCACCTTCGTTCTGGGCGGNGGGCACGAAACCGCCTACGCCAGCTATTTGGGCGTGGCAGGCACTGCGGCCGTGGCCAACGGTGCCCGGCTCGGTGTACTGAACCTTGACGCCCACTTTGACCTCCGGGACGCTCCNACACCCAGTTCTGGCACACCGTTCCTCCAGATGGCCCGTGCCGAAGCCGCCGCCGGCCGGGAACTAAATTACGCCGTCGTAGGTATCAGTGAACCCAACAACACCCGCGCCCTGTTTGAGAGCGCCCACGAGCTGGAGGTGAAGTATCTCCTGGATGAGGACTGCTCCAGGGAGCGCACCACAGCCTTTGTGGATGCCTACTTAGAGACGGTGGACATTGTGTACCTGACCATTGATCTAGATGTCCTGCCCGCAGCCACAGCACCGGGTGTCAGCGCNCCCGCCGCGTACGGAGTGCCGCTTCCGGTGATCGCCGCGGTGTGCACTCAGATCGCTGCGAGCGGGAAACTGTTCCACTTTGACGTGGCTGAGCTGAATCCCGCATTCGACATCGATGCCCGCACAGCGAAGGTTGCTGCCAGGCTGATCGACACGCTGCTGCGCTAA
- the hutH gene encoding histidine ammonia-lyase, whose protein sequence is MESKTSAQQRTHHEHRSSAPTPVVLSSSGVTPDDVIAVARHNAKVTLSEEARAGVERVRAHIEKLAHSEIPAYGISTGFGALANRHIPQDMRTQLQXSLIRSHSAGMGPAVEREVVRALMFLRAKTLASGRTGVRPIVVQTMVEVLNAGITPVVREFGSLGCSGDLAPLSHCALVLMGEGEASGPDGTXFGNKGGRPVSELLAEAGITPIELAEKEGLALVNGTDGMLGMLLMAIADLKLLLTTADITAALSVEGLLGTDQVFVPELHMELRPHPGQAASADNMLRVLANSPIVASHRVGDSRVQDAYSLRCAPQVAGAARDTVDHALMVATRELAAAIDNPVVLPDGRVSSNGNFHGAPVAYVLDFLAIVSADVASIAERRTDRMLDPARSHGLPAFLAGDPGVDSGLMIAQYTQAGLVSDSKRLAVPASVDSIPSSAMQEDHVSMGWHAARKLRRSVENLRRVLAIELVAATRAIDMRTSMSDGELVXGPAGAAVIGLLRKTVQGPGPDRFLSPELEEADRLVGSGAIRAAAEAATGPLN, encoded by the coding sequence GTGGAGAGCAAGACCTCAGCACAGCAAAGGACCCACCATGAGCACCGCAGTTCCGCCCCCACTCCCGTTGTCCTCTCGTCCTCAGGCGTCACGCCCGATGACGTCATCGCCGTCGCCCGCCACAACGCTAAGGTGACGCTGAGCGAGGAGGCGCGGGCCGGCGTCGAACGCGTCAGGGCACACATTGAGAAACTGGCCCATTCCGAGATCCCGGCCTACGGCATCTCTACCGGCTTTGGTGCGCTGGCCAACCGCCATATCCCGCAGGACATGCGCACCCAGCTGCAANAATCGCTGATTCGCTCTCACTCCGCCGGCATGGGGCCCGCCGTGGAGCGCGAGGTGGTGCGTGCCTTGATGTTCCTGCGCGCCAAGACTCTGGCCAGTGGGCGTACCGGTGTGCGCCCCATCGTGGTGCAAACCATGGTGGAGGTCCTGAACGCAGGCATCACCCCTGTAGTCCGCGAATTCGGCTCCCTGGGCTGCTCCGGCGATCTTGCACCACTCTCACACTGTGCCCTTGTACTCATGGGTGAAGGTGAGGCCTCCGGTCCAGACGGCACANCTTTTGGGAACAAAGGTGGCCGGCCCGTCTCCGAGCTGCTGGCCGAGGCTGGCATCACACCGATCGAGCTCGCCGAAAAGGAAGGTTTGGCGCTGGTCAACGGCACCGACGGCATGCTCGGCATGTTGCTCATGGCCATCGCCGATTTGAAACTGCTCCTGACGACGGCGGACATCACCGCCGCGCTGAGCGTCGAGGGCCTGCTGGGCACCGACCAGGTCTTCGTCCCCGAACTGCACATGGAGCTACGCCCGCACCCCGGCCAAGCTGCCAGTGCGGATAACATGCTGCGTGTGCTGGCCAACTCGCCGATCGTGGCATCACACCGCGTAGGTGATTCCCGGGTCCAGGACGCCTACTCGCTGCGCTGCGCCCCACAGGTGGCCGGCGCCGCCCGCGACACCGTAGATCACGCCCTCATGGTGGCCACCCGCGAACTCGCCGCCGCCATCGATAACCCGGTGGTGCTGCCCGACGGCCGCGTGTCCTCCAACGGCAACTTCCACGGCGCCCCGGTGGCGTACGTGCTGGACTTCCTTGCAATAGTCTCAGCCGACGTCGCCTCCATCGCCGAGCGCCGCACCGACAGGATGCTGGACCCGGCCCGCTCGCACGGCCTGCCCGCCTTCCTTGCCGGGGACCCGGGCGTGGACTCGGGCCTGATGATCGCCCAGTACACGCAGGCCGGCCTGGTCTCGGACTCCAAGCGCCTGGCCGTCCCCGCCTCCGTGGACTCTATCCCCAGCTCTGCGATGCAGGAGGACCACGTGTCCATGGGCTGGCATGCCGCCCGCAAGCTGCGCCGCTCCGTGGAAAACCTGCGCCGCGTCCTGGCCATTGAGCTGGTGGCAGCTACACGCGCCATTGACATGCGCACTTCCATGTCTGACGGCGAATTGGTCNCCGGCCCGGCCGGCGCCGCTGTGATTGGGCTGCTGCGCAAGACCGTGCAGGGTCCAGGGCCGGACCGCTTCCTGTCCCCGGAGCTAGAGGAAGCCGACCGTTTGGTGGGCTCCGGCGCCATCCGCGCGGCCGCGGAAGCGGCCACCGGCCCGCTGAACTAG
- a CDS encoding IclR family transcriptional regulator, with amino-acid sequence MTTTHRVPSKVPAAENTLRILKLLSSKRGPLAALTIATSLDLPRSSVYHLLGVMEQSGFVMHLHEERRYGLGVAAFELSSAYSRQEPLSRLGRPXLATLVDKIGESAHLAVMHGRDVLYIVEERAKNRPSLVTDVGXRLPSHLTASGRAILAALPKSQVRALYPNAAAFSSLTEVPNPISKYSTLSAHLDQVRIRGYSTEHGEITDGFGSVAAAVTDHLGWPVAAVAVTFLEQKRPXEKWPALAKSVTKAADELSVRIYGRREG; translated from the coding sequence ATGACAACCACCCACCGGGTTCCATCGAAAGTACCGGCCGCGGAGAACACGCTTCGCATCTTGAAATTGCTATCCTCCAAACGCGGCCCGTTGGCCGCTCTGACTATCGCCACCAGCTTGGATCTGCCGCGCTCAAGCGTCTATCACCTGCTCGGGGTCATGGAGCAAAGCGGCTTCGTCATGCACCTGCACGAGGAGCGGCGCTACGGATTGGGCGTTGCTGCATTCGAGCTCAGTAGTGCCTATTCGCGCCAGGAGCCACTGTCCAGACTGGGCCGGCCGNCCCTTGCCACGCTGGTGGATAAAATCGGCGAAAGCGCCCACCTCGCCGTGATGCATGGGCGCGATGTCCTCTACATTGTGGAGGAGCGGGCCAAGAATCGCCCGTCCCTGGTGACGGACGTGGGGNTGCGTCTGCCGAGCCATCTGACAGCCAGTGGACGAGCCATATTGGCCGCACTGCCTAAATCCCAGGTTAGAGCGCTGTATCCCAACGCGGCCGCGTTCTCCTCGCTCACCGAGGTGCCCAACCCCATCAGCAAATACTCCACCCTGTCAGCCCACCTGGACCAGGTGCGGATCCGTGGCTATTCCACCGAGCACGGGGAAATCACTGACGGCTTCGGATCAGTTGCGGCCGCCGTGACTGATCACTTGGGCTGGCCCGTGGCAGCCGTGGCAGTGACCTTCCTTGAGCAAAAGCGTCCGNCAGAGAAATGGCCCGCACTGGCGAAAAGCGTCACCAAGGCAGCTGACGAGCTATCCGTGCGAATATATGGGCGCCGCGAAGGCTAG
- a CDS encoding amino acid permease encodes MNSKGSVLTRGLNARHIRFMALGSAIGTGLFYGSSTAIQMAGPAVLLAYIIAGAAVFMVMRALGELAVRHPVSGSFGQYASRYLGPLAGFITGWTYVFEMAIVAIADVTAFSIYMGFWFQDVPRWIWVLAIIFFLAAINLLSVKVFGELEFWFSLIKVSAIIAMIAGGVAIIVFGFQLDGAEAVPGLGNLVAHGGFLPNGWVGLLAAFAVVMFAFGGIETIGVTAGEAADPAQSIPSAVNTVPVRILLFYVLTIGVLMSLIPWNEITGETSPFVQIFDSLGIPLAAHILNAVVITAALSAINSDXFGAGRVLFGLSQQGHAPAVFGRISKRGVPWMTVVLMTGVLLVGVVLNATIPEDVFLLIASIATFATVWVWIMILASHVAMKREISCKILAPSAFPVPLWPLASILTSVFMLGIIVLLGIYPDTRVALYVGVVWLVLLTLAFRMWVRSDGRRRPELLDETPPTPVASQTAAPVRAH; translated from the coding sequence ATGAACTCCAAGGGATCCGTCCTGACCCGTGGCCTGAACGCCCGCCACATCCGTTTCATGGCGTTAGGCTCGGCCATCGGAACCGGATTGTTTTACGGTTCTTCCACGGCCATTCAAATGGCCGGCCCGGCAGTTCTGCTGGCATACATCATTGCTGGTGCCGCCGTCTTTATGGTGATGCGCGCACTCGGCGAGCTGGCTGTCCGCCATCCCGTCTCTGGATCTTTTGGCCAATACGCCAGCCGCTACCTTGGCCCGTTGGCGGGGTTCATCACGGGCTGGACCTACGTGTTTGAAATGGCCATTGTGGCCATCGCCGACGTCACCGCCTTTAGCATTTACATGGGCTTCTGGTTCCAGGATGTTCCTCGCTGGATTTGGGTGCTGGCCATCATCTTCTTCCTTGCCGCCATTAATTTGCTCAGCGTGAAAGTCTTTGGCGAGCTGGAGTTCTGGTTCTCTCTCATCAAGGTCTCGGCCATCATTGCCATGATCGCCGGTGGCGTTGCCATTATTGTCTTTGGTTTCCAGCTAGATGGCGCCGAGGCCGTGCCGGGGCTGGGTAACCTGGTGGCGCACGGCGGCTTCTTACCCAATGGTTGGGTGGGCTTGCTGGCGGCCTTTGCTGTGGTGATGTTTGCCTTTGGTGGGATTGAAACAATTGGCGTCACAGCTGGCGAAGCCGCGGACCCCGCTCAGTCCATCCCTTCCGCGGTCAACACCGTGCCCGTCCGCATCCTGCTGTTCTACGTGTTGACTATTGGCGTGCTCATGAGCTTGATTCCGTGGAATGAAATCACCGGCGAAACCAGTCCCTTTGTCCAAATTTTCGATTCCCTGGGCATCCCCTTGGCCGCGCACATCCTCAACGCCGTTGTTATTACAGCCGCACTTTCGGCCATTAACAGCGACATNTTTGGCGCCGGACGCGTCCTCTTCGGCCTGTCCCAACAAGGCCACGCGCCCGCCGTCTTTGGCCGTATCTCAAAACGCGGCGTGCCCTGGATGACAGTTGTCCTGATGACNGGGGTGTTGCTGGTNGGGGTGGTCTTGAACGCCACCATCCCTGAGGACGTGTTCTTACTGATCGCTTCCATCGCCACCTTCGCAACGGTGTGGGTGTGGATCATGATCCTCGCCTCTCACGTGGCCATGAAGCGCGAAATTTCTTGCAAAATCCTTGCCCCGTCCGCGTTCCCTGTNCCCCTCTGGCCGCTCGCCTCGATCCTGACGAGCGTGTTCATGCTGGGCATCATTGTGCTGTTGGGAATCTACCCTGACACTCGAGTGGCACTCTATGTTGGCGTGGTCTGGCTGGTACTGCTGACCCTTGCCTTTAGGATGTGGGTCCGTAGTGATGGACGACGCCGGCCCGAACTTCTCGATGAAACCCCGCCTACNCCCGTGGCTAGCCAGACGGCGGCGCCGGTGCGCGCCCACTAA
- a CDS encoding helix-turn-helix domain-containing protein, with the protein MRNKYIEGIVVMTKPSLAALRLGAAIRERRKSLGVTQAELMERTGISRSNISAMENGRLGHARLLMEVTSALGMDLLAVPRDDSRGRQIRLEQDLSRSQPQAGTNDRAA; encoded by the coding sequence ATGAGAAACAAGTACATCGAAGGGATCGTTGTCATGACAAAACCTTCACTGGCAGCGCTGCGTCTCGGTGCCGCCATACGTGAACGGCGCAAGTCTCTGGGCGTCACGCAAGCGGAGTTGATGGAACGAACGGGTATCTCCAGAAGCAATATCAGCGCCATGGAAAACGGCCGCCTGGGGCACGCCCGCCTCCTCATGGAGGTTACCTCGGCCCTCGGGATGGACTTACTAGCGGTTCCGCGCGACGACTCAAGGGGCCGGCAGATACGACTCGAGCAGGATCTCAGCAGGTCCCAGCCACAGGCAGGCACAAATGACCGAGCGGCTTGA